The Streptomyces sp. NBC_00236 DNA window GCGCCGGAAGTCCTGCGCGGTGATGAGCTCGCCCCAGGTCTCCTCCTCGGTGGCCGGGTAGCGGCCCGCCAGGATCGGCTCGGTCCACACGAGGTTGTGCTGGGTGTCCGCGCGGACGACCGCGGCGAGATCGGCGTCCGACTCGGTGGCCGGGACGTTGCGGTCCAGGTTGAGCGTGATGCCCGCCTCGCGGACGCCCGCCGCGCGCAGCGCGGTCATCGCGTGGCCGTGGCCGACGAGCAGGTGGTGCGCGGCGGCCAGGGCCCCGCGTCCCTCCTTCGCACCAGGTGCGTGACGGCCGACCGAGTAGCCGAGGAACGCGCTGCACCACGGCTCGTTCAGCGTGATCCAGCGCGGCACCCGGTCGCCCAGGTGCTCCGCCATGATCGCCGTGTACTCACCGAAGCGCTCCGCGGTCTCGCGTACCCGCCAGCCGCCCTTGTCCTCCAGGGCCTGCGGCAGGTCCCAGTGGTAGAGGGTGGCGGCCGGCTCGATGCCCGCTTCGAGGAGCTCGTCGACCAGCCGGGAGTAGAAGTCCAGGCCCTTGGCGTTGACCGCCCCGCTGCCCTCGGGCTGGATGCGCGACCAGGCTATCGAGAACCGGTACGAGTCCACGCCGAGGTCACGCAGCAGCGCCACGTCCTCGGGGTAGCGGTGGTAGTGGTCGCAGGCCACGTCACCCGTGTCACCGCCGTCGGTCTTCCCCGGGGTGTGGCTGTAGGTGTCCCAGATGGACGGCCCGCGGCCGTCCTCCTCCACGGCACCCTCGATCTGGTACGAGGCCGTGGCCGCGCCGAAGACGAAGCCGGGCGGGAAGACCGGGAACTCACTCATGAAACAGACCCTTACTTGACGGATCCGCCGGTGATCCCGGCGGCGATGTACTTCTGGGACAGGACGAGCAGGACCGCGGCGGGCACGGCCGAGAGGACCGACGCCGCCATGACGGAACCCCAGTCACCGACGTGGGCGCCGATGTACTGGTAGATGCCCAGTGTGATCGGCTTTACTTCGTCCGTGGTGTTCAGGGTCAGCGCGAACATGAAGTCGCTCCACGCGTACAGGAACGAGAACAGCCCGGCGGTGATCAGCGAGTTGCGGCTCATCGGCAGGACGACCTGGATGAACGTACGGATGCGGCCGGCGCCGTCGACCTCGGCGGCCTCGATGACCTCGCGCGGGATGGACACCATGAACGAGCGCATCAGTACGATCGCGAAGGGGATGCCCAGCGAGGCGTCCGCCAGCATCAGGCCGAAGTAGGAGTTGACCAGGCCGAGGTCCACGTACGCGCTGTACAGGGCGTTCGCGATGACGATGCCGGGCACCATCTGGGTGATGAGCGTGCCGAAGACGATCGTCTTGCCGCCGCGCAGGTTGAACTGGGCCAGACCGTACGCCGCCGGTGCGGAGATGGCCAGACAGATGGCCACGGCGCCGAGCGCCACGGCCAGCGAGGTCAGCAGGTTGCCGCCCTGCTCGGTGAAGGCGGAGGTGAAGCCGGAGAAGTCCACGCCGGTCGGGACCGGGCCGACGTCGACCAGGCTCGCGTCCGGCTGCAGCGCGGTGTTGATCATCCAGTACAGCGGGAACAGCATCACCGCGAGGATGACGACGCCGAGGACGGTCGCTCCCCAGCGGCGCTTCGGCCGGTGGACGGCGGGAGCCGGGGCGGCGGGGATCTGGGTGGTGGTCGCCATGCCGGTCACTTCCCCTCGTTGCGGTTGACCCGCAGGTAGAACACCGCGAAGACGGCGGAGATCAGGATCAGGATGTTGCCGACCACGGCACCGGCCCCGAAGTCCATCTGGACGAAGGAGTTCTGGTACGTGAGCGTGCCGAGCGTCTGGGTGGAGTCGGCGGGCCCGCCGTCGGTGAGGGCGAGGACCAGGTCGAGGATCTTCACCGTCGACATGAAGCCGAGCACCAGCACCACGGTGATGACGGGCTTGAGCATCGGCAGGGTGACCGAGCGGAACGTGCGCCAGGCGGACGCGCCGTCGAGTGCGGCGGCCTCGTTCAGCTCCTTGGGGACCTCCTGGAGGCCGCCGTAGAGGATCACCATGTTGAACGGGATGCCGATCCAGATGTTCACCAGGATCACCGAGATCAGCGCCATGCTGGTGCTCGTCAGCCAGGGCGTGTCACCGGGAAGGCCGACGGTGCCCAGGAAGGAGTTGAGGACACCGGTGTCCTGGTCGAAGATGCGCCGCCACACGATGCCGGAGACGACCATCGGGACGAGCCACGGCAGCAGGATCAGCGAGCGCAGGATGCCGTTCAGCGGGAAGCGGCGGGTGAAGAAGACGGCGAGGGCCAGACCGATGCAGAACTGGCCGACGAGCGATCCGATCGTGAAGAGGATCGTCTGCCACAGGGCCTTGCCGAACAGTCCGTCCTCGAAGACGTTGGTCCAGTTGTCGAAGCCGTTGAACGGCGCGTCGCCGGTGAAGAAGGTGGACGGCGAGTAGTCCTGGAAGCTCATCACGATGTTGCGGACGAGCGGGTAGCCGAAGAACAGCGCCATGAAGATCACGGCGGGGGCGATGAACCCCCACTGGGCGAGCGTCCTGCGCCGCTTGGCGCTCCGCGGGTTCACCGGCTTCTTGACCGCACCGGCCGAGGCGGCCTTCGGGTCGGCCGGCAGCGCGGCGGCCGAGGCTGTGGTGGATGACATGGTTCGTATACCTCAGTTCCCGCTCGTGACCTGCTGCTGGGCACGCTTCAGAGCGGCCTCGCTGGACTCACCGGTGAGCGCGGACTGGAAGGCGCTCTGCAGGGCCAGCGACACGGACGACCACTGCGCGCCGACCTTGGCGGTACGCGAACGGGCCGTGGCGACCTGGTCGGCGAGAGCGGCCAGCTCCGGGGTCTTCTTGCGCCACAGTTCGGCGGCCTTCTCGTTGGCCGGGACCATCCAGCTGTTGATCGCGTAGGTGATCTCCTCCTGCTCACCCGACATGCAGCCGATGATCCGGGCGGCCATCTTCTCGCGCGCCTCGTCACCGGTGTTGGGCACGGTCAGGATTCCGCCGCCCAGCGGTCCCACCGACTCGTCGCCCGCCTTCGGGACGGGGATCCGGGCGATGCCCCAGTTGAGCCCCTTCTTGGCGTTGAGGCTCTCGACCTGCCACGGGCCGTTGATCATCATCGCGGCGTTGCCGGCCATGAACTGGTCGTTGACATCGGCCTGGGTCCAGTTGACCGTGGACTTGGACAGCGAGCCGTCCTTGAGGAGGGCCTTCCAGTAGTCCAGCGCCCCGGCGACCTCGGGGGTGTCGAGCTTCGTCTCGTCGCCGCCGTTGGACCACATGAACGGGGTGAACTGGAAGACGCCGTCCTCCGCACCGCCCGCGCTGAGCGCGAGGCCGTACCGCTTGCCCTGGGTGAGCTTCTTCGCGGTCGCCTGCATCTCGGCCCAGGTGGTGGGCACCTCCAGGCCGGCCTTGTCGAGGGTGTCCTTGTTGTAGAACAGCGCCAGGGTGTTCACGGTGCGGGCCGCGCCGTAGTACTTGCCCTGGTACGAGCCGAAGTTGACGATCCCCTCGGGGATGTCCTGCGTCGTCAGACCGAGGTCCTTCAGCGGGATCAGCCCGCCGGCCTCGGCGAACGTCGGCATCTCCGAGGCGTCCAGCTGGAGCACGTCGGGCAGTGACTTCGAGGACGCCATCCGCAGGGCCTTCGTCATCACCTGCGAGGCGGGGACGCTCTGCTGCTCGATCTTCACCCCGAGCGCCTTGCTGCACCGGGCCAGCGTCTGGGCGTCCCAGCGGTGGTAGGACTCGTCGGTCGACGAGTTCATGACGGTGTACACGTTCGGGTCGGCCTGCTGCCCGCAGCCGGAAAGGACGACTCCGCCGAGCAACGCGGAGACGGCGGTGAGCGGGACGATGACCCGCCGGTGATGACGGCGGCGCGGCTGGCGCATGCCGTCCGGAGAAGGTGCAGTCACGATGGTGCCCTTGCGTGAAGAGGGGTGCCGGCCCGAGGGGACCACTGTGTCCCGGCGGGGTGGATCCATCAGCCCGGGCACAGGTCCGGCAGTCCCGTGCCCGGGGAAGTGGGGTGTCCGACGGCGCTCCGCCGGACACCCCGGGGTGTCAGCTGACGCCGAGCAGGTGCTCCATGGCGAGCTGGTCGAGGGCCTCGAAGGCCATCGAGCGCTGGGCGGCGCCGTCCACGTCGAAGTCCTCGAACGCGGTACGGTCCGCGAGCAGGGCCTTGACGCCGTCGGCGGCGGTCGGCTGTGCCAGCTCGTCCAGGCGCGAGGCGGCCAGCGCCTCCTGGACGGCCGGGTCGGCGCGGAACGCCAGCGCGCGCTCCTTGAGGATCAGGTAGTTGCGCATGCAGTTCTTCGCGGACTCCCAGACCCCGTCGATGCCGTCGGTGCGCACCGGCTTGAAGTCGAAGTGCAGCGGGCCCGCGTAGTCCGAGCTCTCCAGGAGGTCGACGAGCCAGAAGGCCTGGCGCAGGTCGCCGGCGCCGAAGCGGAGGTCCTGGTCGTACTTGATGCCGGACTGGCCGTTGAGGTCGATGTGGAAGAGCTTGCCGGCCCACAGGGCCTGCGCGATGCCGTGCGCGAAGTTCAGCCCGGCCATCTGCTCGTGGCCGACCTCGGGGTTCACGCCGTACATCTCCGGGCGCTCCAGGCGCTCGATGAAGGCGAGGGCGTGGCCGACGGTGGGCAGCAGGATGTCGCCGCGCGGCTCGTTCGGCTTGGGCTCGATCGCGAACTTCAGGTCGTAGCCCTGGTCGACGACGTAGTCGCCGAGGAGGTCGAACGCTTCCTTCATCCGGTCCAGCGCGTTCCGCACGTCCTTGGCGCCACCCGACTCGGCGCCTTCGCGGCCGCCCCAGGCGACATACGTCTCGGCGCCCAGCTCGACGGCGAGGTCGATGTTGCGGATGACCTTGCGCAGCGCGAAGCGGCGGACATCGCGGTCGTTGGACGTGAAGCCGCCGTCCTTGAAGACGGGGTGCGTGAAGAGGTTGGTGGTGGCCATGGGGACCTTGAGACCGGTGCGGTCCAGGGCGGCCTTGAAACGCGTGATGATCGCGGCGCGCTCGCTGTCCGAGGACCCGAACGGAATCAGGTCGTCGTCGTGGAACGTCACACCGTGCGCACCGAGCTCCGCGAGGCGCTCGACGGACTCGACCGGGTCCAGGGCGGGGCGGGTGGCGTCACCGAAGGGGTCGTTGCCTCGCCAGCCGACGGTCCAGAGCCCGAAGGTGAACCGGTCGGCGGGGGTGGGGGTGAAGCGATTCGACATTCTGCTGCCTCTTGTCGACATGGCCCGGGCGGCTGCTCTGCCGTCCGACCGATTTGTTTGCTCCCAGTACTAATACGGCATCTCGGCGTTTGTTTCTAGACCATCCCAGTGACATGCCGGTCACATAGGGGCAACGTGGCTGCGTGTTGCGGGTCTTGTGTCCCGCGCATGGCGGGGTGGGAGCGGCTTCGGGGGCTGTCGAAGCGCTTCGAAGATTTATTTGTTTTGTGTACGATCAAAACCGGGACCCACAGGAACGAGGTACGACATGCCGTCGCGACCAGCCCAGAACCCGGCCACCGCCCCGGTATCGGCCGTCATCGGCGTGGACAGCTCCACCCAGTCCACCAAGGCCGTCGTCGTCGACACCGCGACCGGCCGGCTGCTCGCCGTGGGCCGGGCCCCGCACACCGTGACCGGTCAGGGCGGCGCCCGCGAGAGCGACCCCGAACAGTGGTGGCAGGCCCTGCGCACGGCCGTCGCCGCAGCACTCGCCGAATCGGGGCTGGACCCGGCCGCCGTCACCGGGATCGCCGTGGCCGGCCAGCAGCACGGACTCGTCACCCTGGACGCCGACGGTAACCCCCTGCGCCCCGCCCTCCTGTGGAACGACACCCGCTCCGCTCCCCAGGCCGCCGCCCTCACCGCCGCACTCGGCCGTGAGGCCTGGCTGGACCGCACCGGATCGGTGCCCGTCGCCTCGATGACCGCCGCCAAGTGGATGTGGCTCCGCGAGAACGAACCGGCCGCCGCCGCCAGGGCCGCCGCCGTCCGCCTCCCGCACGACTTCCTCACCGAACGGCTGACCGGCGCCGCCGTCACCGACCCGGGCGACGCGTCCGGCACGTGCTGGTACGACCCCGCCGCTCAGGGTTACGACCCCGAGCTGCTCGCCCTCACCGGCATCCGCGCGGACATGCTGTCCACGGTCGCCGCCACCGGAGCCACCGTCGCCGGACACCTCACCACCCGGGCCGCCGCCGCCCTCGGCCTGCCCGTCGGCATCCCCGTCGCCGCCGGAACCGGCGACAACATGGCGGCCGCGGTGGGCCTGGGCCTCGGCGCCGAAGGTCTCCTCGACCACCCCGTCGTC harbors:
- the xylB gene encoding xylulokinase yields the protein MPSRPAQNPATAPVSAVIGVDSSTQSTKAVVVDTATGRLLAVGRAPHTVTGQGGARESDPEQWWQALRTAVAAALAESGLDPAAVTGIAVAGQQHGLVTLDADGNPLRPALLWNDTRSAPQAAALTAALGREAWLDRTGSVPVASMTAAKWMWLRENEPAAAARAAAVRLPHDFLTERLTGAAVTDPGDASGTCWYDPAAQGYDPELLALTGIRADMLSTVAATGATVAGHLTTRAAAALGLPVGIPVAAGTGDNMAAAVGLGLGAEGLLDHPVVSLGTSGTVFAATRNRPHSALLAGFAAADGTRLPLGCTLNCTLAVDKVAELLGLEREDAVPGGEAVLLPFLDGERTPDLPAASGLLHGLRHDTTRQQILGAAYEGAVVAVLRALDELPLDAPDAPLRLIGGGARGTMWVETVRRLSGRAVILPDSGELVALGAAALAAGAATGRDPVALATDWGTGEGRVLPAVPRDTATWDRVTSVLDRATPALLTTHP
- a CDS encoding ABC transporter substrate-binding protein, with amino-acid sequence MRQPRRRHHRRVIVPLTAVSALLGGVVLSGCGQQADPNVYTVMNSSTDESYHRWDAQTLARCSKALGVKIEQQSVPASQVMTKALRMASSKSLPDVLQLDASEMPTFAEAGGLIPLKDLGLTTQDIPEGIVNFGSYQGKYYGAARTVNTLALFYNKDTLDKAGLEVPTTWAEMQATAKKLTQGKRYGLALSAGGAEDGVFQFTPFMWSNGGDETKLDTPEVAGALDYWKALLKDGSLSKSTVNWTQADVNDQFMAGNAAMMINGPWQVESLNAKKGLNWGIARIPVPKAGDESVGPLGGGILTVPNTGDEAREKMAARIIGCMSGEQEEITYAINSWMVPANEKAAELWRKKTPELAALADQVATARSRTAKVGAQWSSVSLALQSAFQSALTGESSEAALKRAQQQVTSGN
- the xylA gene encoding xylose isomerase; amino-acid sequence: MSNRFTPTPADRFTFGLWTVGWRGNDPFGDATRPALDPVESVERLAELGAHGVTFHDDDLIPFGSSDSERAAIITRFKAALDRTGLKVPMATTNLFTHPVFKDGGFTSNDRDVRRFALRKVIRNIDLAVELGAETYVAWGGREGAESGGAKDVRNALDRMKEAFDLLGDYVVDQGYDLKFAIEPKPNEPRGDILLPTVGHALAFIERLERPEMYGVNPEVGHEQMAGLNFAHGIAQALWAGKLFHIDLNGQSGIKYDQDLRFGAGDLRQAFWLVDLLESSDYAGPLHFDFKPVRTDGIDGVWESAKNCMRNYLILKERALAFRADPAVQEALAASRLDELAQPTAADGVKALLADRTAFEDFDVDGAAQRSMAFEALDQLAMEHLLGVS
- a CDS encoding carbohydrate ABC transporter permease; this translates as MSSTTASAAALPADPKAASAGAVKKPVNPRSAKRRRTLAQWGFIAPAVIFMALFFGYPLVRNIVMSFQDYSPSTFFTGDAPFNGFDNWTNVFEDGLFGKALWQTILFTIGSLVGQFCIGLALAVFFTRRFPLNGILRSLILLPWLVPMVVSGIVWRRIFDQDTGVLNSFLGTVGLPGDTPWLTSTSMALISVILVNIWIGIPFNMVILYGGLQEVPKELNEAAALDGASAWRTFRSVTLPMLKPVITVVLVLGFMSTVKILDLVLALTDGGPADSTQTLGTLTYQNSFVQMDFGAGAVVGNILILISAVFAVFYLRVNRNEGK
- a CDS encoding GH1 family beta-glucosidase encodes the protein MSEFPVFPPGFVFGAATASYQIEGAVEEDGRGPSIWDTYSHTPGKTDGGDTGDVACDHYHRYPEDVALLRDLGVDSYRFSIAWSRIQPEGSGAVNAKGLDFYSRLVDELLEAGIEPAATLYHWDLPQALEDKGGWRVRETAERFGEYTAIMAEHLGDRVPRWITLNEPWCSAFLGYSVGRHAPGAKEGRGALAAAHHLLVGHGHAMTALRAAGVREAGITLNLDRNVPATESDADLAAVVRADTQHNLVWTEPILAGRYPATEEETWGELITAQDFRREGDLELISEPMDFLGINYYRPIVVAAAPHREADPALRVATDNRYSEGEYRGVRKTAMNWPVVPESFTDLLTALKQTYGDALPPVHITENGSAEFDSVDADGSVHDADRVEYLQTHLTALRAAMDAGVDVRGYYVWSLLDNFEWALGYAKRFGIIRVDYDTLERTPKDSYRWYQELIAAHRK
- a CDS encoding carbohydrate ABC transporter permease, which translates into the protein MATTTQIPAAPAPAVHRPKRRWGATVLGVVILAVMLFPLYWMINTALQPDASLVDVGPVPTGVDFSGFTSAFTEQGGNLLTSLAVALGAVAICLAISAPAAYGLAQFNLRGGKTIVFGTLITQMVPGIVIANALYSAYVDLGLVNSYFGLMLADASLGIPFAIVLMRSFMVSIPREVIEAAEVDGAGRIRTFIQVVLPMSRNSLITAGLFSFLYAWSDFMFALTLNTTDEVKPITLGIYQYIGAHVGDWGSVMAASVLSAVPAAVLLVLSQKYIAAGITGGSVK